In Bacteroidota bacterium, the sequence ATTTTTGTTGGCTAAATAGGGACGCTTGGAGCCATCCCAATATTTTACGGTCTGGCCGTCAAATTTTGGCCCAAATTGGCAGTATGCCCGGTAAAAGGGATGCTTTGACCCGTCTCCATCGGTGATCCAGCCTTGTTCATTTCCGGTTATGGCAATGTTGTCGTCCCTGTCATAACCCGGGCCATAATCGTTCTGATAATCCGGTTGAAAAGCAAGATTTTCGGCAGTATATACATAGTTGAAATCTACTCCCATGCCTTTACGGACAGATCCTTTTTTTGTTGTAATGACCACCACCCCATTGGCAGCTTCTGAGCCATACAAAGCTGAGGCGCTGGCCCCTTTCAGGATAGTAAGGTTGTCTATATCTTCGGGATTGATGTCCAGCACCCCGTTTTCCCTGATTCGTTGTTCGTTCCAGTAGTCCGTATTGTTGTTGGCCCTGTCATAGTTTAAAAGGGGGTGATTTCTGATGGGAATACCATCGACTACGTACAAGGGTTGTGTGTTGTTATTAATTGATGTAACCCCTCGGATTTGAATATTTACTGCACTGGATGCTCCCCCGGGGGCGCTGTTAATCCTGACGCCGGTTGCTTTGCCATATAAGGCAGAGCCCAGATTGGTCGGGCCGGCCAGCGTAATGTCTTTTGCAGAGATACTGCTGACTGCATATCCTAAGGCTTTTTGTTCCCTGCTAATACCCATTGCTGTGACCACCACTTCATTGAGGTGTTTCACATCTTCTTCCATTTTTATGTCAATGCTCCTTTGTTTTGCAACGGTTACTTTCTGGGTTGCATAGCCCATGGATGAGAAAACAAGTACAGATTGTTCATTGGGTACTTTTATAGTGTAGTTCCCATTTAAATCGGAGATGGTACCAATAGATGTACCTTCCACAAAAACATTAACCCCGGGCATCCTTTCCCCATTGGCATCTGTAATTGTACCCTTGATAATAATGTTTTGTTGTATTACTGCTCCGAAGACGTTTAAGTTTTTATGCCGTAAACCGGCATTGAGATTTGACAAATATTCAGTATTAGCTTGAATATTGCATACTGCGACTAAACATATTAAAATGTAGGTGTAAACCCTGCGCAGTATAAGCTTAGTGAAGCATACTTTCATAGTTTTAATTTTAAGATTAAATTAAATTGTGTCAGAGCTCGCTTAATTATAGATAAATAGCATCTCTCATAAATCTAATCCGGAGAGTGGTTCATTTTTAGTTTTTTATGCTTTTTCCTCCTTTCTTTTTTAGGGATTTAATTGTTTAACGATCTGTTCTCCATTGCCGATTTTATAACCTGAAGAATAATAACCAATCTTTCCATCGGCCCGGGTTGTAATTACGATGGGAAAATTTTGGTTGAAGGCTTTGCCGGTTATTTGTTCGACTTTGGCCAGGAAATTATCCTGATCTATTGCAAAATATGTGTTCTTGGGAAAGTTTTTATAATTGGAAATTTCAAATCCTGTACCAAGCAAATCCTGTTTCACTAAAATCAATATTGACCCATTCCAGGAATCAAGGCTGTTTTTAAGTTTTGACAGGTCCTCCATCAGGTGCTTGGTAGGTTCTTTATCAGGATCAATCCAAATAAGCACACTGCCTTTGCCCCCTGATAATTCTTTTAAGGTTACCTGTTTATTGGATGGATATAAAGTGATTTTTTGTTCAGGGGGGAGGCTCCCATAGTTCACATTTATTTCCCCCGTTTTCACATCGCGAAACTGTAAATCCACTTCTTTTTCCCGGTTTGCTGTGATATTGAAAAACTTTATTTTACATAAAACCGAACCATCCGGCTGCCTTATCCCTGTAATCAGCCTGTAATTCCCTGTGTCAAGGCTTAATGAAGCGGGAAACTTGTCAAAAATATTACTGGTTTCGTAATCAAGTGTTTTGTAAGCTGCTCCGTCAAATTTGCCAAGGGTAAAGTGGGTGTAATATTCCGGTTTGAGCTGTTGCTGATTTTGATAATTCAAAATAAGTTCCCCTTTAGGGAGGTTAGATATATTTTTTTTCTCAAAGTACACATCATTCCATTTGTTATTTTGGTAAACCTGTGCAATGCCACGGGCAGCTTCCAGTTGGGCAGGAATTCCCATGCTGCGGCATAAAGCGACAAAGAATATTTTTCGCGATAATTGATCGGCATACCTGAGTTCGTAAACTCCTGCAGGTTTTATTGGTACTTTATACGAGTTGGCCTGGTCCAGAATTTTGATGTTTTGGCTGATCCAGTTTAAAATGAATGCAACATCTTTTTGACTGTTTCCCGTCATGAACTTTCCGAATTTTTGAAGGAAAAAGTGTTTATAGGAACTGATTAATTCATTAGCAATTCTTGGATTTAGAATAAATTTATGAAAAATTTCATTGCAAATTGAAGACTTATTACTTGAATAAAGCAAATGGTCGGATAAGACCTCCGCTGGTGTATCATGAAGATCCTTTTCCCTGATGACATAAAGGAGCTGCAAAGCACGATGCCTTAATCCGGGTTTTGTGGTTTTTAAAAATCTTTCAATTTCTTTCCAGTTGCCCCGGGCGGAGATTAAAACTTTTCTTGTGGAGTCGGCGTTCATGTGATTTTCAGAAGCAAATTCTTCGGCTTTTACCGAGTCGACGAATGTTTTTTCGTAAGCCTGTCTGATTTGGTCTTCCTTCTTAATACGGCGGATATTTTCTTCCCTTCCTTTTTCTGATGTCTGAACCACAGGCCCTTCAATGGGAGGAATAATATCATAGTCTTCGGTACGTTCCCTGTTGTTATTGCCCTGTAAAATAATCTTTACGGTATCTGTCTTCCCTACCGAAATTTTCTTATATCCGGTTTGGTTGTTTTTGCCGGCCCAGATGAGCAGGTCGCCATAGCCGGTAAGAAGTGAGCAGATTCCCTTCTTATTCGTTAAAGATTTTGCCAAAGGATAAAATTCTGCATAGTTATACAATCCGAATTCGACCGGAATATAGGGGGCAATGGAATAATCGCTGTTGAGAACTTTGACAATGACTCGTTTGGCAGGTGCATATTGTGGTAAAACGTTGATTTCTGTTACCAGCTCTGTCTTATTTACCACCTCATCTTTTCCCTTGTAGTTCCCGTATACATTGGTATGCAGCATCATGGCCCGGGTTGCAGGCCCGGCAAACCAACCCATGTTCAGATCAGGTTCGGGTTCACAGGCTCCCATGAAATACCATTTCCCGTCAACCCAAACTTCAACCCAGGCATGGTTATCATCGGAGTGGGCCCAGCGTGGAGTATAGATCTGACGTGCCGGCAGGCCCACCGAACGCAGGGCGGTCACTGTGAACACTGATTCCTCACCGCAGCGCCCGAATGCATTTTTTACTGTATTTAAAGGAGAACTGGTGCGTTCGTCTGTGCCATGGTAGGTGACTTTCTCATGACACCAGTGATTCACTTCAAGGGCTGCATCTTTCATCGAAAGATTTTTAATCCTTTCTTTCAACTCGTTGAAAAATACACTGCGGGCCGTATCAAGATTTTCATTCCCTGCCCTGGGAGGCAGTACGAAATGTCTGAAAATATCTTCCGGAATAGTTTTTCCCCAGGAAAAAGTCTTTTTTGCTTTAAAGGCCATCCTGACATTTTTCAGGTAAAAGCTGCCGCTGTAATCTGCCAGGTCGGATAAGGGCATATAGGCGTATAAGAATTCAAGAGCTTCTTTTTCTTCTGGGGTAAGTTTCTGGCCGAAAACAGAAAATAAAGCATGGCTGCGGTTTTTGGCCAGTTCTTTTTGTTTAAGGAATTGCCTGTTTACTTCGCTTCTGTATTTTATATCCGAAATGAAATGTGTTTGGGCCTGTCCTTGAGTCATTCCTATGGAAACGACTAGTAGAAAAAATATTAAAAATCTGGTTTTCATGATCCATGCATTAAATGATTTACAATAGCCACAATTTTTTGTATTTCATTACTATCGGTCAATTCAGTTGAAAATTCAGAAACACCGGTTGTATTTCCCATATTGAGAGGGGTATTTTGGTACTTCATTTTGCTCAAACAGGTCTTTTTCCCGGATAGATGAAATTCGTCAGCTCCGGTAGCTTTTATAATTTCCAGGATATTGGAACTGTTGATACCCGCTCCGGGCATGATTGCCAACCGTCCGGCAGAAAATTTTACCAGTCCGGCAATCAGCTTGGCACCCAGAAGTGCTGAGTTTTGTTGACCTGAGGTTAACAGCCGGTCAATGCCCAAATCAATGAGGCACTGTAAGGAATCGAAAGGATCCCTGCACATATCAAAAGCCCGGTGGAAGGTAACGCTAAGCGGGCGTGCCAGGTTAATCAGTTCGGGCATGCGGGATTTGTCAACCGATCCGTCATCATTAAGCATACCAATTACTATCCCGTCAACATTCAGGCTCTTGCATATTTCAATATCCCTTTTCATGATCGAAAATTCAAGGTCATTGTAAAGGAAATCGCCCCCCCTGGGACGGATTAAAACATTTATTTTTATTGAGAGCATTTTGCGTGCGGTTTCAATTGTTGCATAGCTAGGGGTAGTGCCCCCTTCCAGCAAATTGCTGCACAATTCTACCCTTGCTGCCCCGCCATTTTGAGCTGCTAATGCAGATTCTACTGAATTTGCACATACCTCAATGGTTATTGGTTTTTTCATGAAACAGGGATTAAACTTTCAGAATTTTCTCCAGGGCCAATGAAACAGCACCTAATAATCCACTTTTCCCGTTAAGGTTTGAAATAACGATTTCCGTATTGTCCTGCAACCTTGGAATGCAGTACTTGTTAAGTGCCTGTTGAATAGGGATCATGATAAACTGGTTGGCTTTGGAAAGTTTTCCTCCCAGTACGATAGTTTCCGGGTTGAACAGATGAATCAGGATAGAGATGCCTTTTCCCAATTTGTATCCCATCATGGAAAGAATTTGTACAGAATATTGATCCCCCATGTTTGCTGCTTCAATAACCAGGTCGGATTCGATTTTTTCGAGGTCTTCATTAACCATTGTCCTTAAGGAAGATATTTTCCCTTCCCTTATGCCTTCCTTGGCATATTGGGCCAGGACCAGCGCGGAAACCTCTGTTTCCAGGCAGCCCTGTTTCCCGCAGGAACATAAGATCCCATTTTCTACCATGGGGATATGGCTGAATTCTCCTGCCAGACCTGAATGTCCCCTGTATAGCTTTCCATTTAAAATCATCCCCAAACCGATTCCCCAACCAAGTTTTAGAACCAGGGCATTGTCTTTGCCTTTGGCTAACCCGAATTTACTTTCTCCAATAGCCATCACACTTGCATCGTTTTCCATGAAAACGGGTATACCTGTTTCTTCTTCAATTATTTTGCGCAGGGGTTTATTCCCGTATTTCATGAAGGTGTAATTAATACCCAGGTGGGTATTGACAAAACCGGGGATGCTTATTCCTATACCCAGTATTTTTGATTGATCTATCGGTGAGGATTTAATAAAGTTTTTTATTTCAGCAAGGAAAATTTCCAGTACCTTCTTTTCGTTGCTGAGTTTTAAACTGAATGATTTAATGTTTGTCACAATTTCATTCTGCATGTTGAAAATGGCCATTTGGGTATCATACTGGTCCATATCAATGCTGAGAATATATCCAAAATCAGGAACCAGTCCGTAAATTGCCGGTTTCCGCCCTCCGCTCGAATTTCTCTGTCCCCTGATTCCAACAATTTGGTCTTTTATCAGCTCATTAAGCAGGGTGGTAACGGATGGAGGAGTCATAAATAACAGTCTGCTCAATTCCAGGTTAGACATTGCCCCTTCGTAGAATAAATTTTTTATAATCTTCTTCTTTGCAATTGCCTTTTTGACCTGGACATTTGAACTAGTACCAGAGAATTCGGAATTGACAAAATTCTGTGATAGAACTTTTTCCATTTTTTTAAATTGAGTTAAACAAATTTAAAAAAAATATATATAAGAATTAAATAAATAATAAAAAATTTTAAAAAGTTATTTATCTGGATTTAAAATCAGGATTAAATAAAAAAAATTTTTTAATTTTATACCCTAGGAATCAGGAGCAGCAGCGACCATTGAAAAGCTGATTATTGTTGAGAAGTAGAAATTATCAGTTTTAAGTCAGGTGAATCGTGGTTGAATTGATTAAAAAATCTTGGGGTTGCATGATTCAGTTAGCCTGATTGATGGAAAATAACCGGATTGTGTTGTATGAAATTTCTGTAAAATTGATTATTAGTCTTTTATGCTATATAATTAAATTAATGAATCATGGAAACTAAATTTTCTTCCGGAGAAATGCCCGATATCATGCAAATAGAAGCTGATAAAGGCATGAGAACAAAAACAGAAAAGATACCTGTAAAGATTTTTTCTGATCACAATGACATAGCTGATGCTGTAACCAATGAAATTGCTACGGCAATTATTGAAAGTCAAAAACAAGGGAAAAATTTCGTATTGGGGCTTGCAACGGGCTCCACACCTACAACAGTATATACCCGTCTTGTTAACTTGTGCAGGGAAGGTAAACTGAGTTTTAAAAATGTCATCACCTTTAACCTGGATGAATATTATCCGATGGATCCTTCCTCCCTTCAGAGTTATGTCCGGTTTATGAAGGAATACCTTTTTGATCATATTGATATTAAGCCTGAAAATGTACATATTCCTGATGGTACTGTCCCCCGCGAAAAGCTTCAGGAATTTTGTCAGCATTATGACGAAATGATTGAACAGGCCGGAGGAGTTGATTTACAGATACTGGGTATAGGACGTTCGGGGCATATTGGTTTCAATGAACCCGGTTCGGAAATCAATTCACCCACCCGTTTGATTTCACTGGATCATATGACCATTGTGGATGCCGCCTCTGATTTTTACGGCGAGGATTATGTTCCCCGTAGGGCACTTACGATGGGTATAGGAACTATTTTAAAAGCAAGGCGTATTTTGTTGCTTGCCCTGGGGGAAGGGAAGTCTGCGATCATTAAAAGGGCTATAGAAGATCCTGTTAGTAATAATGTTCCTGCATCTTACCTGCAAACCCATCCCAACACCCTTATGATTCTTGATGATGCTTCCTCGGCCGAGCTAACCAGAGTCAAAACCCCATGGCTGGTGGATAGTTGCGACTGGGAGAATACCAAGTTGATCCGCCTTGCCGTTGGCTGGCTTTGCCAAAAGTTGAACAAGCCCATTCTGCGCCTGACCGACAGGGATTATAGTGAGAACGGCATGAGCGAGCTGATTGCGGTCAAAGGCCCTTCAAATAAGATTAATATCCAGGTGTTCAACGATCTCCAGCACACCATCACCGGATGGCCGGGAGGCAAACCCAATGCCGATGATACCTATCGCCCCGAAAGAGCTTTGCCCTATCCTAAACGGGTTTTGATATTCAGCCCTCATCCCGATGACGATGTGATATCCATGGGAGGAACATTGATCAGGCTTGTGGAGCAAGGCCATGAAGTGTATACTGCATATCAGACTACCGGATGCATTGCGGTACATGATGACGATGTTTTCCGTTATCTTGATTTTGCTACTGAATTTGATGAAACTGTTGATGTCAATACCGAAAAGATTGATGAACTCTATTCGCAGGTAAAGAAGTTTGTCGAATCCAAAAAGCCGGGTGAATCGGATACTCCTGAAGTTCAAAATATTAAGACTATCATCCGCAGGGGGGAAGCAAAGGCTGCCTGCAGGTTTATGGGAATTCCAATAGAACATGTGCATTTCCTGAATATGCCGTTTTACGAAACCGGCAAAGTGGTGAAGAAACCATTAGGCCAGCAGGATATTGACCTGATTGTAAAGTTGCTCAAAGAAATTCAACCCCATCAGATTTATGCTGCCGGCGATTTGTCGGATCCACACGGAACCCACCGGGTATGCTTTGAAGCCATAACCAGGGCTTTGAAAATTTTGAAAGACGAACCCTGGCTGAAGAATTGTAATATCTGGATGTACCGCGGAGCCTGGCAGGAATGGAATATCGGGGATATCGATATGGCGGTTCCCATTAGTCCGGATGAACTGATGATGAAGCGCAAAGCTATATTCAAGCATCAGTCTCAAAAAGACAAAGCGTTGTTCCCGGGATTTGATGAACGAGAGTTCTGGCAGAGGGCTGAGGACAGGAACAAGGCTACCGCAAAGCTTTATAATCAGGTAGGAATGGCAGAATATGAAGCTATTGAGGCTTTCGTAAAATACAAGAAATAATCAGTATAGGTAGTTTTTAAAATCTTATTGTTATATTCAAAAACCGGGTTATCCCGGTTTTTTGAATTTTGCATTTTTGTGTATTTGCCTGATGATTACGTTTTTTGTATCGTATGAACGATTTCAGGTCATCTAAAACCCTGAAGATAAAACCTGTTAGGTTTGGAAAATTAATATATCTTTTTATTCTCCTAAATTTTGGTTTTCATTGCCGTCAGCTTCAGCTGACGGATTCTGATGATATAATGATATTTCTTGGGCTTTAGCCCAACAATAGTTCAAAATAATACCGGAATATTTGGCTAAAGCCGCAAAAAATATTGCTTCATCAAATCCGTTGGCTTCAGCCAACGGATTTGATGAAGATGATTTCCTATTTTTTTAATGCCAAACACAGGGTTTTACTGGTGCCCCAAATTACATTTGTCCGGATCTGTTTGAAAGTTTCCTCTTCTAAAGGTATTTATCAACAATTTGTTGATTTGTCAAAGTAGGAATAAGTTTTATTTTATACATTTGCCTCAAACAAATATTTCCATGCAAATCTATCGAGTCATATTGCTTATTATAGCCATTGCCCTGCTGATCACCAATATTTATTTGATTTTCACGCGGCAGGATACCAATTTTTCTGATCCTAAAACTTATTTAGGAATTGTGGCATTGGTTGTAATCATCCCTTTGATTTACTGGAAAATAAAAATGGAGAAGAATAAAGGAAAGTAGTTGGAGATTTTCTTCTTAAAACTTTACCACCGTAATTCCTGCACCTCCAAATTCCACGGCTTCATCAGCGAAAGATTTTACCAAATCTATGGTTTTCAAGTAATCACGGACAAGTTGCCGGAGTATTCCATTCCCTTTCCCATGAAGGATACGGACTTCGTTGGTCTGCACCATAATGGCTTCATCGATAAAATCTGCCACTTTACTAATTGCCTCATCCCCACGCATTCCTCGGATATCGATAGAGGATTTAAAATTAAGTTTACGGCTTCCCAGATCAATACCCTTGGTGGAACTTGATGTTTTATTCATCTTTGCAGCCCGGCGGTATTCATTATTGGTGATTTTTTCAAGCCTTTCAAGGGGCAGGCTCGTGATCATGCTGCCAAAGGCAATGTAGGCGTTTTTGTTGTTGATTTCTATTACTTCGCCAATGGTTTCCTGTCCGGAAAGCCTTACTTTATCGCCCTGAACGATAGGCATTTCTTTTTCAGTTTCAGGGGCTTTGGCTGTTTCTGTTTTTCCTGTTGGAGGTTTTCTGCTTTTTTGCCTTTCCTGCCTGTTTTTGATTTGTTCCATTTTGCGGGCAATCAGCTGATCGTCTTCGGAAGCTGCCGGATTTGCTATTTTTTGCTTAAAATCTTCGAGTTGTTCCCTGGCTACTTTGGTCCGTTCTTTCTCGGCCTGTGTTTCTTTAATGATGCGGATGGTATTTTCAATCTGCCTGTTGGTTTTGGAAAGTATTTCTGCGGCTTCCTGACGTGCCTTGTCTATAATGGATTTTCGAAGTTCTTGGGTCTCGGTTAGCTCAGAGGCATATTTTTCGGTGGTTTCTTCCATCCGTTTTTCTATTTTCCGGATATTCTCACGTTTTTGTTCCCAATAGCGTTTATCGCGCAAAACGTTTCTGAGGTTTTTATCAAAATCAACGTGGTCTTTACCTATTTTTTGAGTGGCTTCCTGCAGGATATTTTCAGGAAGTCCGATTTTTCTTGCCATTTCGAAAGCGAAGCTGCTGCCCGGCCTTCCTATCTCAAGCATATACAAAGGTTGCATCTGTCCGGCATCGAAAAGCATGGCACCATTGACTATCCCAGGTGTATTTCCTGCAAATACCTTAAGATTGGTGTAGTGTGTGGTGATTACTCCAAAAGCCTGGTTGTTGTTCAGATGGTTCAGAACAGCTTCGGCGATGGCCCCACCCAGCATGGGCTCGGTACCGGTGCCGAATTCGTCAATCAACAATAAAGTTTTATTGTCTGCATTTTTTGCAAAAAACTTCATGTTAAGCAAGTGTGAACTGTAAGTACTCAGGTCATTTTCGATGGATTGTTCATCACCGATGTCAATAAAAATGTGATGGAAGAGGCCCATGGTGGAACCCTCTTTTATGGGTACCAACAATCCACATTGTAACATATATTGCAGAAGTCCGACGGTTTGCAGGCAAACTGATTTTCCTCCTGCATTGGGGCCTGAAATCAGAAGTATTCTTGCCTTGGGGGTTAATTGTATGTCAAGCGGGACAATGGGTTTATCATCTTTTTTATGTGACAGGTACAGCAGGGGATGCCGGGCTTTGTCCCATTGAATGATTTGTTCATCAATAAAAGCAGGTTTGATGGCTTCAATTTCTATGGCAAACAGGGCTTTTGCCCGGATAAAATCAATGGTTCCCATGAAATCGTAAGATTTGAGCAAATCGTCAATGTATGGCCTGAGGAAATTGGTGAAATCGGTCAGTATTTTGGTGATTTCCCTTTTTTCGGCATATTCCAGCTCTTTAATTTCATTGTTTAATTCGACTACTTCCACCGGCTCGATGTAAGATGTTTTTCCTGTTGCCGACTCGTCGTGTACCAGTCCTTTTATCTTGCGTTTATTTGAAGAATTGATGGGAATGACCATACGTCCATCGCGCAGCGAAACCGAAACATCAGATTCTACCCAGCCTTCATTTTGGGCCTGTTTTAATATAGCTAAAATTCTTTTGCTGACTGACGAGAGTTTCTGGCTCATCTCTTTCCGGATCAGGGCTAATTGCTGGGAAGCATTATCTTTTATTTGTCCCCGGGAATTGATGATACTGTCTATCTTTTCAAGCACCAAAGGATAGATGGTCACTTCTTTGGTCAGCTCATTGAGATGGGGATATTTGTCATCAGTTTTGTTTTTAAAGAAACGAAGAATGGCCCGGATGGTTTCCAGCGAACGCTTCATATCGAATAGCTCTATTTCCGTGAGGAACATGCCTTCAATCCTTGCTCTTTTCAGAAAGGGAGTAAGGTCAACAAAGTGGTCAACGGGAAAATTTTCTTCAAACAAACAGATTTGCCTGAATTCTTCGCTTTGATTTAAGAGTACATCAATTTGTTCGAAATTTTCTATAAAACAAATTGCATCGGCCTTGTCCTTGCCCAATGAGCAAAGGCATTTTGCTTTAATCATTGCCCGGATCCTGTCGAAACCGGTCTTTGTTTCAAAGTTTGATGGATAAATCAACGGCTTAAGTTGTTAATGACAAATCAGAATGACAAAATTAATAAAATTCGGGTAGCAAACTGAACTATTCGCAATGGCAAAGTGAGATTATAAATTTTTGTTAAAAATTGTAGGTGGGGAATACATTTTTACATAAAACAAAAACTATTTGACGAGTTTTATCGTATCAGTGACAAAATGTAGATAATTTTATTTTATCTGAATAATTGAGTGGAATTTCATCTAAAATTGCTTTTAAACAGTTTAGGTTAAGTACATAGCAGGGGTGAGTGAGCAGTTTTAATTAAATTTAATTAATGCGAACTTTTATGTACAAGATTTTAATAGGGATGACCTCCCTTATTGTTAGTTTAATAAATCTCACATATTCTCAGGAATATAATGAAATTCGACATTTTTCTAGTGCAAATGGTTTGTCCAACAATTCTGTTACCTGCATTATTCAGGATCCGTACAAGTTTATATGGATTGGTACCAACAATGGCCTGAATCTTTTCGATGGGGACAATTTTAAAGTTTATAATAAAATAGCCGGAAATTCTACGAGTCTGCCGGATGAGACGATAACCGGTTTGTTTGTCGACAGCAAAGGCTGGTTATGGGTGGGTACAGCGGCAGGAGGGGCTTGCATTTATAATCCCGTCAAAGAGTCTTTTAAAAGAATTGTCAATAAGCCTCAGAGTTATTTCAATCAGGTTGATAACAAGCGAATCATTGGTTTTGCAGAGGACAGGAATAGTAATGTCTGGATTGCAACCCTGGAGGGACTGAATAAATTTAACAGAAAAGGGGGAAGCATTGAACAGTTTTATGCAACTTATCCGGCCGGCGTTCTTTTAAACTTTATTCGAAGTAACCGGAAAAATTTTCCTGTTGGTTTTGAGCAAATGGTATTAAAGTTGAAAAAGAAAAATGGGGAAATCGATAAATATTTACTACATAATGCCTGCATTGCTCAATATGGTTTAACGACTGAATTTGAAAAACTTAGATATATCACCAATGGAATACGGGACAAGCTTACCCATTGCCTGCTTGACGACAAAATTACATCCTTATATGCGGATGATGCCGGGTTTATATGGATTGGATATCTTACAAACGGTTTTTCAAGGTTTGATCCACTCACCCATACTTTTAAGCATTATCCTTTTTTGCCTTCCCTAACTAATATGGGCAATATTAGCACCTTCTGCAAATTGAATTCCAGGCTTTATATAGGTTTTGAAGGGGGGGGGATCGAAGTTCTCGATCTTTCCACAGGAAAGCAATCCATATTGCCCCACCGGATTAACCTCAAGCAACTTAAACAAATCTGTCGTTATGATGCAAACCACCTTTGGATCGTGTCTG encodes:
- a CDS encoding carboxypeptidase-like regulatory domain-containing protein, giving the protein MSNLNAGLRHKNLNVFGAVIQQNIIIKGTITDANGERMPGVNVFVEGTSIGTISDLNGNYTIKVPNEQSVLVFSSMGYATQKVTVAKQRSIDIKMEEDVKHLNEVVVTAMGISREQKALGYAVSSISAKDITLAGPTNLGSALYGKATGVRINSAPGGASSAVNIQIRGVTSINNNTQPLYVVDGIPIRNHPLLNYDRANNNTDYWNEQRIRENGVLDINPEDIDNLTILKGASASALYGSEAANGVVVITTKKGSVRKGMGVDFNYVYTAENLAFQPDYQNDYGPGYDRDDNIAITGNEQGWITDGDGSKHPFYRAYCQFGPKFDGQTVKYWDGSKRPYLANKN
- a CDS encoding transglutaminase domain-containing protein, coding for MKTRFLIFFLLVVSIGMTQGQAQTHFISDIKYRSEVNRQFLKQKELAKNRSHALFSVFGQKLTPEEKEALEFLYAYMPLSDLADYSGSFYLKNVRMAFKAKKTFSWGKTIPEDIFRHFVLPPRAGNENLDTARSVFFNELKERIKNLSMKDAALEVNHWCHEKVTYHGTDERTSSPLNTVKNAFGRCGEESVFTVTALRSVGLPARQIYTPRWAHSDDNHAWVEVWVDGKWYFMGACEPEPDLNMGWFAGPATRAMMLHTNVYGNYKGKDEVVNKTELVTEINVLPQYAPAKRVIVKVLNSDYSIAPYIPVEFGLYNYAEFYPLAKSLTNKKGICSLLTGYGDLLIWAGKNNQTGYKKISVGKTDTVKIILQGNNNRERTEDYDIIPPIEGPVVQTSEKGREENIRRIKKEDQIRQAYEKTFVDSVKAEEFASENHMNADSTRKVLISARGNWKEIERFLKTTKPGLRHRALQLLYVIREKDLHDTPAEVLSDHLLYSSNKSSICNEIFHKFILNPRIANELISSYKHFFLQKFGKFMTGNSQKDVAFILNWISQNIKILDQANSYKVPIKPAGVYELRYADQLSRKIFFVALCRSMGIPAQLEAARGIAQVYQNNKWNDVYFEKKNISNLPKGELILNYQNQQQLKPEYYTHFTLGKFDGAAYKTLDYETSNIFDKFPASLSLDTGNYRLITGIRQPDGSVLCKIKFFNITANREKEVDLQFRDVKTGEINVNYGSLPPEQKITLYPSNKQVTLKELSGGKGSVLIWIDPDKEPTKHLMEDLSKLKNSLDSWNGSILILVKQDLLGTGFEISNYKNFPKNTYFAIDQDNFLAKVEQITGKAFNQNFPIVITTRADGKIGYYSSGYKIGNGEQIVKQLNP
- a CDS encoding copper homeostasis protein CutC: MKKPITIEVCANSVESALAAQNGGAARVELCSNLLEGGTTPSYATIETARKMLSIKINVLIRPRGGDFLYNDLEFSIMKRDIEICKSLNVDGIVIGMLNDDGSVDKSRMPELINLARPLSVTFHRAFDMCRDPFDSLQCLIDLGIDRLLTSGQQNSALLGAKLIAGLVKFSAGRLAIMPGAGINSSNILEIIKATGADEFHLSGKKTCLSKMKYQNTPLNMGNTTGVSEFSTELTDSNEIQKIVAIVNHLMHGS
- a CDS encoding ROK family protein: MEKVLSQNFVNSEFSGTSSNVQVKKAIAKKKIIKNLFYEGAMSNLELSRLLFMTPPSVTTLLNELIKDQIVGIRGQRNSSGGRKPAIYGLVPDFGYILSIDMDQYDTQMAIFNMQNEIVTNIKSFSLKLSNEKKVLEIFLAEIKNFIKSSPIDQSKILGIGISIPGFVNTHLGINYTFMKYGNKPLRKIIEEETGIPVFMENDASVMAIGESKFGLAKGKDNALVLKLGWGIGLGMILNGKLYRGHSGLAGEFSHIPMVENGILCSCGKQGCLETEVSALVLAQYAKEGIREGKISSLRTMVNEDLEKIESDLVIEAANMGDQYSVQILSMMGYKLGKGISILIHLFNPETIVLGGKLSKANQFIMIPIQQALNKYCIPRLQDNTEIVISNLNGKSGLLGAVSLALEKILKV
- the nagB gene encoding glucosamine-6-phosphate deaminase; translated protein: METKFSSGEMPDIMQIEADKGMRTKTEKIPVKIFSDHNDIADAVTNEIATAIIESQKQGKNFVLGLATGSTPTTVYTRLVNLCREGKLSFKNVITFNLDEYYPMDPSSLQSYVRFMKEYLFDHIDIKPENVHIPDGTVPREKLQEFCQHYDEMIEQAGGVDLQILGIGRSGHIGFNEPGSEINSPTRLISLDHMTIVDAASDFYGEDYVPRRALTMGIGTILKARRILLLALGEGKSAIIKRAIEDPVSNNVPASYLQTHPNTLMILDDASSAELTRVKTPWLVDSCDWENTKLIRLAVGWLCQKLNKPILRLTDRDYSENGMSELIAVKGPSNKINIQVFNDLQHTITGWPGGKPNADDTYRPERALPYPKRVLIFSPHPDDDVISMGGTLIRLVEQGHEVYTAYQTTGCIAVHDDDVFRYLDFATEFDETVDVNTEKIDELYSQVKKFVESKKPGESDTPEVQNIKTIIRRGEAKAACRFMGIPIEHVHFLNMPFYETGKVVKKPLGQQDIDLIVKLLKEIQPHQIYAAGDLSDPHGTHRVCFEAITRALKILKDEPWLKNCNIWMYRGAWQEWNIGDIDMAVPISPDELMMKRKAIFKHQSQKDKALFPGFDEREFWQRAEDRNKATAKLYNQVGMAEYEAIEAFVKYKK